Sequence from the Methanobacterium alkalithermotolerans genome:
GCGTGTTAGGGTAAACTAGCTAAGGGAAATCGGCAAAATGGCCCCGTAACTTTGGAATAAGGGGTGCCAGCCATGTAGATGGCTGGTCTCAGTGACCAGGGGGGCCCGACTGTTTAATAAAAACATAGCTCCTAGCAAGCCCGAAAGGGTGTGTACTGGGGGCGACACCTGCCCAGTGCCGGCACGTGAAGCCAGGGTACAACTTGGTGAAGCGCCGGTAAACGGCGGGGGTAACTATAACCCTCTTAAGGTAGCGAAATGCCTTGCCGGATAAGTACCGGCCTGCATGAATGGTAGAACGAGGTCCCCACTGTCCCTAGCTAGAACCTAGTGAACCTGCTATTCTGGTGCACAAGCCAGAGAAATCCATTGGGAAGCGAAGACCCCGTAGAGCTTTACTGCAGTCTGTCGTTGAGGCTTGGTTATGGGTATGCAGTGTAGGTGGTAGGCTTCGAAGCCAGGTCGCAAGGTCTGGTGGAGCCGTCGTTGAGACACCACCTTCTCATGACTGTGTCTCTAACTCATTTTTTTGTGAGGACACCGGTAGATGGGCAGTTTGGCTGGGGCGGCACGCGCTTGAAAAGATATCAAGCGCGCCCAAAGGTCGGCTCAGGTGGGACAGAGATCCACCGTAGAGTGTAAGGGCAAAAGCCGGCCTGACTGAATTCCTATTAGTAAGGTATTCAGAGGCGAAAGCCGGGCCTAGCGAACCTCAGAGTCCTCCTCGATGGGGGCCTGAGATGACAGAAAAGCTACCTCGGGGATAACTGGGTGGTCGCAGGCAAGAGCCCATATCGACCCTGCGGCTTGCTACTTCGATGTCGGTTCTTTCCATCCTGGGTGTGCAGCAGCACCCAAGGGTGGGGTTGTTCGCCCATTAAAGGGGAACGTGAGCTGGGTTTAGACCGTCGTGAGACAGGTTGGTTGCTATCTAATGGATTTGTTGGTAGTCTGAGGGGAAGGTGGCTCCAGTACGAGAGGAACGAGCCGTCGGCGTCTCTGGTCGACCGGTTGTCTGATAAGGCATTGCCGGGCAGCTACGCGCTATGTATGATAAAGGCTGAAAGCATCTAAGCCTGAGGTTTTCCCTGAAAATAGACTATCTTTGTGGGATTTGAGTTGAAGACTTGTTTGATGGGGTAGGGATGTGCGCTTCGAGACTTTCTTAGTCGAGTTGTTTAGTCCGCTGCTTCCAATCGTCCCCAATAGCATGATTTCATTGTTTCAAACATTGAAATGTTTGCATGTGTCTTTATTGTGTGCCTTTATATTAGTGACTGGATCTATTTCTGAAAACTTTGTTTTAGGAAATATCTGGTTGTTTTGGTTAGGTGTATTCAGTTTGGGTGAAGTTTATTGCATGGAATTATTCATTTGTTTACTTATCATTTTGGTTCGGCGGCCATGGCGGAGGGGTTATACCTGATCTCGTTTCGATCTCAGAAGTGAAGTCCTCCTGCGTTTTGGGTGTGTACTGTGGATGGTTTTCTATGGGAAGTTCATAGCGCTGCCGGCCATTCTTATATTAATCTAATTTTATTTAGAAGCTACCTACATAGTGATAGCTTTGTAAAATCTTACTTTCACCCCCCTTTTTATTTTTGGGCAGTGCCTTAGTGTATCTGCCCAAACACCCCCTTTATTTTATTATAAAAAATAAATCTTATTTTAATTCTTTATTAAAATTTTAATAGAAAACCATATATTCAATCCAGAATATATAATTCATTGTCATATCTTACGACTGATGCCTACGGTCCTCTTACGACAGGGCGATAGCCTGGTATGAATAGGAGAAACCCAGCATTGGACAGACTGCCTGCTTCGAGGGTTGCTCGGGGAGGGAAGGGTTATCTACCGATGAACCAGACGAGTTAGTATGCAGGCAACACTTTATTATCTTCTAGTTTATTGCTAAATTGTTTACTAAAAATACTTTTTTTATTTATAAGCTCAAATATTCTTTAGAATCTGCTCTATTTACATGATTATTCCTTCATATAATATCTTTTAAACAACCTGCACACAGATAGACATATCCAGTAATTTAAATCTTTATCACTACCTCTGGTAACTTTCAAATCGAAAGTCCCATTTTCAACTTGTTTTTGTCTTAAAAAGTTTAATGCATTTTTAATTTCCGGCTTACTTTTACTAAAACCTAAATAATATAAAGAATCCAGTGCAGCTACAATCTGAGTATATAAAAAGGGAAAGCTAACCCTTTCCCAGAAATCCTTACTTTTACGATCAGGATATTTATCTGGCATGAAAAAACGAGAAATCAATAATTCACCTGCTTTTTTTGCTGCAGTTGATTTTCGATAGTGAGGATGTGCAGCAAAGGCTCGAAGCACCATACCGGTAACTACATGGGAAAAGGGTCTGGATTTATCTGCTGGAATAACCTCACGACTCTGGTAAGCCTCTCCTAAATTTTTACCCCTGGTTCTAAAGGGCAAAGCCCAGCCTCCATCATCTTGCCGGATGGATAATAACCATTCAAATCCTTTAAATATACGGGGATCATCACCATACCCTGCTTTTATTAGAATCTCCATAATTGCCGGTGAGTAGGTGGTGGAATACTGATTAGCATAAATTCCTCGAAAATCACCTTCATCCGTCTGGAACTCGAAAAGATAATCTGCAGCTTTTTTTAGGGATTCATGGTTTTTATTTAACCCATACTTTTCCACCAGCTCACTTAAAATTAGATAAGTCTGGTATTGGGTGTAGTCCACCTGGGATATTTTCCCCTCAGAAGGATATTTCCAGGATCCATTGCTTTTTTGTTTTTTTAAGGATTTTTTTACTGCTGGTAATTCCCATAATATTTCAATAGATTCCACCTTTTTATCTAAAAGATCACGTAATGTAAAATATTTTATAGCCTCATTTTTTTTTAAAAGTACAGGGACCGGATTTAATTTTAATTCCTCTTGCCAGGGCATCATTTAAATCACCTATTATCTAAATAGCCTTATAATAAAATTAATGGACCTATAGGGAAATATTTTTTTTTAAATAGTTATCGTGGGTATTAGTAATTCTTCAAATCATGGTTCAATGATGGGAATCATTTCATATGTTCTTTTATCATGCCCCACTAATACTAACCTTTATGGTGCACCGGGTTCAAATAAATATACAACCACCGGGCGGTGCAGGGTATTTTACAATTAGCATCAATCTAAGGGTTTTTATAGTTTTTATTGGAGGCCAGGTTCATGTTATATGGAATCGTTGATATCGGTTCAAATACCGTCAGATTAAATGTCTATCACTGTAAAAAA
This genomic interval carries:
- a CDS encoding prenyltransferase/squalene oxidase repeat-containing protein translates to MMPWQEELKLNPVPVLLKKNEAIKYFTLRDLLDKKVESIEILWELPAVKKSLKKQKSNGSWKYPSEGKISQVDYTQYQTYLILSELVEKYGLNKNHESLKKAADYLFEFQTDEGDFRGIYANQYSTTYSPAIMEILIKAGYGDDPRIFKGFEWLLSIRQDDGGWALPFRTRGKNLGEAYQSREVIPADKSRPFSHVVTGMVLRAFAAHPHYRKSTAAKKAGELLISRFFMPDKYPDRKSKDFWERVSFPFLYTQIVAALDSLYYLGFSKSKPEIKNALNFLRQKQVENGTFDLKVTRGSDKDLNYWICLSVCRLFKRYYMKE